Genomic window (Pseudomonas xantholysinigenes):
GCTTCGGCTCCAGGCGCCTTTTTGCGTTTTCCGTGAGCGAGGATCGGCTATGCAGGCAACAGCGAACGAGGCACAACGACCGCGACTGGTCATCGTCGGCAATGGCATGGTCGGCCATCACTGCGTCGAGCAACTGATCGCGCGCGGCGCCTTGCAGCGCTTCGAGTTGCATGTGTTCGGCGCCGAGCGCCAGCGCGCCTACGACCGCGTGCACCTGTCGGAGTATTTCACCGGCAGCTGCGCCGAGACCCTGGCGCTGTGCCCGCCGGGCTACTACGCCGACAACGGCGTGCACCTGCACCTGGGCGAGGCGGTGCTGGAGATCGATCGCCAGCGCCAGGAACTGGTTACCGCAGAAGGTCGCTACGCCTACGAGCAACTGGTCCTGGCCACCGGGTCCTATCCGTTCGTGCCGTCCATCGAGGGCTCCAGCGGCCATGCGCGTCTGGTCTATCGCACCCTCGATGATCTCGACGCGATCCGTGCCGCCGCCCGCGATGCCCGCCGTGGCGTGGTGGTGGGCGGGGGCTTGCTCGGCTTGGAGGCCGCCAACGCGCTCAAGTCATTGGGCCTGGACGCCCATGTGGTGGAGTTCGCCCCGCGGCTGATGCCGGTGCAGCTCGACAGTGAAGGCGGCGCTGCGTTGCGCGCGCGCATCGAGGCGCTGGGGGTTGGCGTGCACCTGGCGCGCGCCACCCAGTCGATCAGCGCGGGCGAGCATCACCGCTACCGAATGAACTTCGACGGCGGCGAGCACCTGGAAACCGACCTGGTGGTGTTTTCCGCCGGCATCCGCCCGCAAGACGCTCTCGGCCGCGCCTGCGGCCTGGAGATTGCCGCCCGTGGCGGCGTGGTGATCGACGACCACTGCCGCTCCAGCGACCCGCGGATCTTCGCCATCGGCGAATGCGCCGCGTGGAACGGCTGCGTGTTTGGCTTGGTCGCCCCGGGCTACGCCATGGCGCGCAACCTGGCGGCACTGTTGGTGGGCGAGGCGGCGAGCGGATTCAGCGGCGCCGACATGTCGACCAAGCTCAAGCTGCTGGGCGTCGATGTCGGCTCCATTGGCGATGCCCAGGGCGCCACGCCCGGGGCGCGCAGCTACCGCTTCATCGATGAGGCCACGGCCTCGTACCGGCGTTTGGTGGTGGATGCCAGCGGCACGCAGGTACTCGGCGCCGTGCTGGTGGGCGACAACAGCTACTACGACACCTTGCTGCAATACGCCCAGAACGGCATCAAGCTGCCGGCCGATCCGGCCACCTTGATCCTGCCGCAGGGGAGCGGCGCGCCGGCCCTGGGCGTCGATGCCCTGCCTGCCGGCGCGACCATCTGCTCGTGTCACAACGTCAGCAAGGGCGCGGTGTGCGCCGCCATCGACAGCGGCTGTGGCGACCTGGCCACGGTCAAGGCCTGCACCAAGGCCGCCAGCGGTTGCGGGGGCTGCGCGGCGCTGCTCAAGCAGGTGGTCGAGCACGAGCTGGGCGCCCGCGGCGTGAGCGTGGACAACAGCTTGTGCGAGCACTTCAGCTACACCCGCCAGGAGCTCTACGGCCTGGTGCGGGTCGAAGGCATCCGCAACTTCGCCGACCTGCTCGCCCGCCACGGCCAGGGCCATGTCGGCTGCGACATCTGCAAGCCGGCGGTGGGCAACATCCTCGCCTCGTGCTGGAACCAGCCGATCATGGACCCGGCCCTGGTGCCGCTGCAGGACACCAACGACACCTTCATGGCCAACATGCAAAAGAACGGCACCTACTCGGTGGTGCCACGCATTCCCGGCGGCGAGATCACCCCGGACAAGCTGATCGTGATCGGCCAGGTGGCGAAAAAGTACGACCTCTACACCAAGATCACCGGTGGCCAGCGCATCGACCTGTTCGGCGCGCAGTTGCACGAGTTGCCGTTGATCTGGGGCGAGCTGATCGCCGCCGGCTTCGAAACCGGGCACGCCTATGGCAAGTCGACGCGCACGGTGAAGTCCTGCGTCGGCAGCACCTGGTGCCGCTACGGCGTGCAGGACAGCGTGGCCATGGCCCTGCGCCTGGAGGACCGTTACAAAGGCCTGCGCTCGCCGCACAAGCTCAAGTTCGCGGTATCGGGTTGCACCCGCGAATGCGCCGAGGCACAGAGCAAGGACATCGGCGTGATCGCCACCGACAAGGGCTGGAACCTCTATGTGTGCGGCAATGGCGGCATGCGCCCGCGCCACGCCGAGCTGTTCGCCACCGACCTGGACGACGAGACCCTGGTACGCCTAATCGACCGCGTGCTGATGTTCTACATCCGCACCGCCGACAAGCTGCAGCGCACCTCGGTGTGGCGCGAGAACCTCGAGGGCGGGCTGGACTACCTCAAGGCGGTGATCATCGACGACAGCCTGGGCCTGGCCAACGAACTCGAGGCGCAGATGCAGCATGTGGTGGAGCAGTACCAGTGCGAATGGGCCAATGCCTTGAGCGACCCGGAGAAACTCAAGCGCTTCCGTACCTTCGTCAACGACCGGCGCGCCGACCCCGACCTGCACTTCGTCCGCGAGCGCGGCCAGCGTCGCCCGGCGGCGCCGTTGCAGCTGATTCCGATCCATGAGGAGGTTGTCTGATGAGCAAGTCCACTGTTGCGGTTGCGAGTGAAACCCTGTGGCAGGTGGTGTGCCAGGCCGGCGACCTGGTCGCCGATTCCGGGGTGGTGGTGTGGCATGCCGGCGCGCAGGTGGCGCTGTTCTATCTGCCTGGGCAGGGCAGGGAATTGTACGCAGTCGAAAACCGTGACCCGAGATCCGGGGCGAACATTATCGGCCGCGGACTGGTGGGTAATCTGCAGGGGAATGTGGTGGTCGCGGCACCGCTATACAAGCAGCACTTTTGCCTGGCCAGCGGTCGCTGCCTGGAACAGCCCGGGCAGGCGCTGCGGGTATGGCCAGTGCGCCTGAACGGGGGGCGCGTGGAGTTGCAGCTCGGTTGAGCAGCGGTTCATTCCTGCGCGGCGGCCCTGATCTTGGCCAGGCCATTGACCAGGGTCTTGATGTCATCCGGGCTGCCACCGCGGTCAATGCGGTTCGACCACTTGGGGAAGTACAGCTTGAACAACTGGTTGCCGTCCTCGGTCAGGTTGGCCTTGGTCACTTCGAATTGTTCGTCGAGCGAGCCGTCGGCGTGGTACGGGCTCTCGGTCAGTAGCGCGTTGTCCACCAGAAAACGCATCAGCGCCTGGGTCATGTGCGTGGCCAGGGTGCGATAGCTGGTGTTCTTACTGCTGGCCAGCATGGCCGGGTAGCTGTAGCGGATGATCTTCATTTAGGCTCCTGTCAATCGATGCGGATAATACGTGACATGTCGTCAACCTCGACCACTTTCTTGCTCCCCGGGATACGCACATAGGTACCACCGTTGGCGCGAATGGTGGCTTCCTTCGCCCGTTGCACGCCCTTGGGCGCGGTCCCGCTGGTGACTTCGATCGCACGCCACCTGCCATCCTTGGTCTTGACCACGAAATCGAGTATGCGTGATCCCTTGACCTTGCCGATCTCGATGGCATCGTCCACCAGGCTGACGATCTTGCCGTCGGCATTGCGCAGATGGCGCTGCTTGAGCACATTCTTCTTGCCGAACATGGCCTTGAGGATCTTGTGGATCTTGGCTTCGCGCAGGTCGCCGGAAATCTTGTTGGCGATCTTGCACCAGCCCAGTGGGTCTATCCATGCCAGTGGATTCGGCGCGTACAGGTAGACGTTCAGCCCGCCCTGGAGATTGATCGGGTCAGGCTGGGTGTAGCGGCCGATGTCCGGGTCATAAAAACGGAAGGTGTTGTAATGCAGACCGGTCTCGCGGTCGACGTACTGCCCGGCGAAGTGCAGGTTCTGCTGCCTGGACTGCCCAGGGTGGCGCCACTCGTCGATGAACCTGCCCCAGACCTCATGTGCGGCGCGCCAGACCGTTGTGCCTTCAGCGTCCGTGAGCTGCTCCGGCAGTCCGGCCAGGTTGGTGTGGAAGTAGAACACCTCTTCGCTGCCGGGCACCCCATCGATACGGGCAACCGGCACATGGCTGTCGGCATCGGCGTAAAGGTAGAGGCTTGGCTTGCCGTCCTGGACCTCCTGGAGCAGGCGCACTCCCTGCCAGTGGAAGCGGGTCTGGCTGATGGCCTCTGCGGTACCCTCGCGATAGAGGGCCTTGCCGGTACGACGGCCAAGCGGGTCATAGGCGAATTCGACCCGCTCGCGCACCGGGCCACGCTGCTGGTGGACCCGGATCAAGCGCTGCTCGGCGTCGTACTCGAACCATTGGGTCAGGTGACGGCCACTGCGCTTTTCGCTGAGGCGGCCGAACCGGTCGTAGCGGTAACGGCAGTCCTGGTGCACATGGACGCGGTCGTGTCTGGCTGAAGTGCCAGTATCGCGGTTGTCCTGCAGGTTGCCAGCGTGGTCGTAGGCGTAGGCCTCGACCAGGCCATTGGTCTCGCCAAGCTCGCGATGCCAGGCAGCGTGGATGCGTTGGGTTGGGCCGTAGGCGTATTGGGTGCCGCGCTGCCGACCAGTGTCATGGCTTGCGCCCGGATAGTCGGTGACCACCTGGGCGACCAGGTTGTCGCTGGCATCGTAGTGGTAGTCCCTGGCTAACAGGGGAAGTTCTGCGGCCGTCGCCGTACCCAGGTACTGCGCACGCTGGATGATGCGCCCGGCATTGTCGCGGCGGGTACGGGTCTGCAGGCGTCCCTGGGTCCGCAACACCTCTTCATGCAGGCTGTCGCGCTCGAAATCACAGATCAGTTTGCCATCGAGGTTGAGCTGATGCAGGTGGCCACTGCCGTAGTAGAGGTGGTTGATGCGCCGGTTGTCCGGGAGGGTCAGGGTCTGCAGGTTACCCAGTTCGTCATGGCTGTACCGCAATTCACCTTCGGGGTGGCTTTCAGCCAACAGTTGGCCCAGGGCGTCATGGCGAAAGTCCAGTTGCTGGCGTTCACCGGCGGTGTTGGTGAAGGTGATTGACACCAGGTTGTCGGCGGCATCGTAGGCGTAGTCTGTAACACCATCGGCACTGCGCTTGCGCAGCAGGCGGCCGGCTACATCGTGTTCGTAGTCCAGGCGCTGGGCCATGCTGTCGGCCGTCGGTGCGGTATTGGTCAGCGGTGGTTCGACTTCGCCAGAGGGGTGGTGCCAGGCGGTGCGAACCGCGTCCGTCACGCCATACTCGAAGCTGAGCCCGCTGCCGTCCAGGTTCTGCTGGGCGACCTGGCGATCAAGGGCGTCCCATTCGAAACGGTAGTGCTCATCATTCTGGTTGGTCAGTCGCTGCAATCGACCATAGGCGTCATAACTCAGCCGCACTGTCATGCCCAAGGCATCGGTACGTTGGAGCAGACGCCCGCTACCGTCGTAGCGCCAGCGTGTGACGTTGTTGCCAGGGTCGGTGTGGCTCACCACCTGCCCGGCGGCATCCCGTTGGTAGCGGTCAAGGCGGCCGTCGGCGGCTTCATACTCGACCAGGTAGCCACGCCGGTCATGGCGAAACTGTTCACGCTCGTCCCTGGCATTCGAGGTTTCGCACAGGTTGCCGCGGGCATCGTAGCGGTAGCGGGTCTGCTGGCCGGAGCAGTCGCGGTGGTCGAGCAACTGGCCTTGGTCGTTCCAGTGCAGATGACGTTGCTTGCCCAAGGCATCGGTCACTTGTACCAGCCGCCCCTGGCGGTCATAGCGGTAGTGGGTTTCGTGTCCCAGCGGATCGCGTTCGCCGAGCAGGTTGCCGTGGCGGTCATAGGACCTGCGCGTTGTGTGTCCGCCGCGGTCGGTAATGGCTAGCGGCAAGGCCCAGTGGTCGGTGTAGGTGATGCTTTCGATGCGCCCCAGCGGATCGCGACTGGCAATCAGCCGTCCCAATCCGTCGTAGCTGTAATGCCACTCGCCGCCCTGGGGGTCGATCAGGCGCAACGGCATGCCACCTGGCAGGTCCTCCTGCCAGATCCGGCCCAGCGGGTCGATGTGCCGGTAGATCTCGTGGTGAGGTCCCCAGTGGTAGTGGTTTTCGCGGCCCAGGCCATCGATCACCTGGGTCAGGCCGCGCGCCAGGTCGTACTCGAAGCGGTACTCTTGGCCATCGCTGCCCCAGTGCCGGACCACCCGCCACTCATGCTCGGCCTGCGGCTCCAGCAAAGGTGGCATGCGATAGCGGCCATCCTCAGGGTAGCTGACCTGCGGTTTCTGGACGGGCACGTCGAAACGTGCCCATTGATAGTGACGCACAGCACCACTGGGCAGCGTATGACTGGCCATCAGCCCGTTGTCGTCATAGCTGAACTGGCGCACCACCTGGCCTTCTGCGTCGAGGACCGCGGTCAACTGTTGGCCTGCGCTGTAGTGATAGCTGACCAGTGTTTCCCGACGCTCGACCTCGAAGCGCTCGCCAGGTTGCAGGTAAAGACGCTGGATATCGATGACGCGGCGGCTACCGCTAGCGGCGTAGCGCAACTCGATGAAGGTGCGGCCGAACGTGTCACCGAGAAACTGAAGCCGCCCATCATCGTCGTAGAACAGCAGCAGCTCGTTCAGATTACGGTCACCCAGCTTGACCAGCCGCGAGCGCTGTGGCTGGACGGGATCGGTCTGGAACACCTGATAGCGGCCAGCATGAATGTCCTCGACGACGGTGATGCCGGCGTCCTGATGGAAGAAGGCCAGGCCGTCGAGCATGCTGACGAACGCACTGCCGGGCTGTAACTGCCCCAGCTCCAGGCGGTTGCCCACTTCGTCCACATAGATCCACAACTCGCCGCCTTCGGGATGGGCGACACGTTCTATCCGCACTTCATAGGGCACGCTCCAGCCCCTGCCGAACAGGCCGTCATCACGCAAGTCGGCGCTGTGATAAGTGCGTGCCCAATCGATCGGTACCAGCGCCGGCAGGTCGAAATCGACATCCTGCGCGCCCTCCTGCAGCTTGGCTCCGGTCGAGGGCAGCACCGGGTTGCCGATGGTGCAGGCCCTGCCGGACTTAGGCGTGCCTTTGCGGGCGATGAGCATTCCGGCCACCAGGCCGAAGACTTTCGCCAGTGCGCTCTTGCCGTCGCGGATGTCGCGCACGGTCATGGTCTTGCCGCCGATGCGCACGTTGGGCGAGAACGTCATGCCGATCGGGCCGTCGCAGGTGGTCTTGTCGCCGACGCGGGCAGCGGGTTGGCCATTGATGAAGACCTTGCCCGAGCCCTGCGCGACGAACTGTTCGGGCATGGGCGGATGCTTGCTGCAGATCGCCTTGTCGTGAGGCCTGGGGTCGGTGTTAGGGTCCGCAGGCGTGGTCACCGGTGGGTTGAAGATGTCATGGATGGCCGACGCCATGCCGAGCACCGGCAATAGCAGGGTGCCGGCAGCCATGGCGTAGGCACCGACGGTTTCCAGCACCGAAGGTTCGGCTGCGGGTTCGCCGGCGCCTGCCGTGGCTGGCCCGGTACTGACACCAGCCGCCCGCGCCGCGCGCATCCCGTTGACCCGAGTATTGTGCGAGCCTGTTTCGATCGTACCGTACGGCTCCGGCGGAAACATCGAGTTACCGATCCAGTCGCTGAAGTCGGTGATGCGCTCGCCAATGCTCTTCTCGTCGCCCGTGGGCAACATGCTGGCGGCGCTCACCAAGGCGCCAGCGATCAGCGGCGTCAGCGTGGCGGCAGCGCCACCGGTACCGACCACCGCCACCACCGTGCCCGCGATGGCGGCGGCCACGGCGGCGGTGGCCGCTGCGTAGATGACCGCTTCGCTCAGAGCGCTCACCAGCTCGGCCATCAGCGGCGGGTGCAGGATCAGATCGCCCTGGCGGGCGGCGTGCAGGCTGTCATCCATGAGCCATCTCTGAAAGGGATCAGTTCAGCCGCAAACCGGCCTTGATCGTTTCCCAATGGGCAATATCAGTGGGCTCCAGCGGAGTTTGCTTGCTGTAGCTCACCGCGACGAAACGGGCTTGGCCGGCAGGCGCGTAGGCCAACTGGCGCTGGTAGGAAACCACATCTGCACGCTTGAACTGCAGGCTGGTTTCCAGGCCGTGGATGTCACCGGCCACACCGGCGCTGACCGGCTGTGGCTCGCTGATGACCGCCGCAAGGCGCTCGCGCAATTGGGCCAGTTGCTGGTGGTACAGGCTTTCCAGGGTCTGCCCCGCGGGCAGCGGGCTGCGGGCGATCACCAGGCTGGTGCCGCGTTCGCGAAAAGCGAGCATGTTCATGCTGGTGTCTTCGGGCGTTTCATCGCCCAGGTCCAGGACCAGGTCCTGGGTCAGGTAGGCGGCCATAGCGCTGCTCCTTGCGTTGAAGCGGCACACGCTAAAGCTTCGGCGCCGAGCCTGCAAGCGAGCGGCTGGCGCGCAGTGACGAAGGTCACCGAATCGGCATGGCTTGCAGGCCCTGCGCGTGGGGATACACTGCCGGGCATGAACCTCGATACCCGCATCAAGTTCCGTCATCTGTTGTGTTTCCTGGAGATTGCCCGGCAGGGCAGCCTGGCCAGGGCCGCCGATGTGCTCGCCATCAGCCAGCCGGCGATCTCCAAGACGCTCAAGGAGCTGGAGGACCTGCTCGCGACCCGCCTGTTTGAGCGCAATCGCCAGGGCGTGGCGCTGACCACGGCGGGCACGCGCTTTCTGCGGTACGCTGGGCCCAGCGTGCAGGCTCTGCGCGAAGGCGTCGGCAGCGTGCGCGGTGAGGCCTTGCAGCCTTCGCAGGTGCGCATCGGCGTGTTGTCCACGGTCGAGGGCCTGCTGATGCCCGAAGTGCTGTGCCGCTTGCACCAGCGCCATGCGGCCTTGGTGATCAGCGTGGTGACCGGGGCCAGTGCACAGTTGCTTGGGCAGTTGCATGTGGGCGAGCTGGAACTGGTGGTCGGGCGCATGACCGACAGCCCAAGGATCCAGGGGTTGTCGTTCGAGCACCTGTACAGCGAGTCGATGGCCCTGGTAGTGCGCCCCGGGCATCCGTTGCTGGCGCGTCAGCCGTTGGAGCACGGGCTGCTGGCGCGCTACGCCCAGGTGCTGCCGCCGCCGGGAACGACCATTCGCCAGCATGCCGACAGCCTGTTCGTGCAGTGCGGGATCGGCATGGCGGCGCAGCGCCTGGAAACGCTGTCGCTGGCCCTGAGCCGGCGCTATGTACTGGGTAGCGACGCGGTGTGGGTAGCGCCGCGCGATGCGGTGTTGGTCGACCTGGGCCGCGGCGAGTTGGCCGAGCTGGACCTCGGCGTGCGCGAGCCGGGGGGATCGGTGGGCATTTGCCGCAATGCGGCGCTGCCGCAGGGCTTGGCGGCGCAGTGGGTGTGCGAGGTACTGCGCGAGGTGGCCGAGGCCTATCGGGCCGGGGGATACCCCTGAGCGTGGCGCAACCCTTTGGGCAGAGCGTCCGGCGGGCGTGAATACTGGCCATTGGCTGCAGGCGTGATCATGAACAACCTTTAACCTAGGAACTTCCAGCCCGCAACCCGCTCTTATGCCGGTAGCCATTGGTCGCGGCCGCCTGCTAAGCTCGCGGCTTTACCCTGATTGCCCTCATGGCGCATGAACAAGGAAATAGCATGAAACAGCATCGTTTGGCGGCTGCGGTTGCCCTGGTAGGCCTGGTCCTGGCGGGCTGCGACGCCCAGACCAGCAGCGTCGAGCTGAAGACTCCGGCACAGAAAGCCTCCTACGGTATCGGCCTGAACATGGGCAAGAGCCTGGCCCAGGAAGGCATGGACGACCTGGACTCCAAAGCCGTTGCCCAAGGCATCGAAGACGCTGTTGGCAAGAAAGAACAGCGCATCAAGGACGAAGAGCTGGTCGAGGCCTTCACCGCCCTGCAGAAGCGCGCCGAAGAGCGCCTGGCCAAGGCCAGCGAAGAAGCCTCCGCCGCCGGCAAGAAATTCCTCGAGGAAAACGCCAAGAAGCCTGGCGTGATCACCACCGCCTCGGGCCTGCAGTACGAAGTGGTCAAGAAGGCCGACGGCCCGCAGCCCAAGCCGACTGACGTGGTCACTGTTCACTACGAAGGCAAGCTCACCGACGGCAAGGTGTTCGACAGCTCCGTCGAGCGCGGCAGCCCGATCGACCTGCCGGTCAGCGGCGTGATCCCAGGTTGGGTCGAAGGCCTGCAGCTGATGCACGTCGGCGAAAAATACAAGCTGTACATCCCGGCCGAGCTGGCCTACGGCGCCCAGAGCCCGAGCCCGCTGATCCCGGCCAACTCGGTGCTGGTGTTCGACCTGGAACTGCTGGGCATCAAGGACCCGGCCAAGGCCGACGCTGAAGCCGCGCCGGCCAAGTAAGCGCCAGGCTGTAGTGCAACGACGCCCCGTTTCGACGGGGCGTCGTCGTTTTCGCGGGTGCTTGACGCGAACCACCGCGGTCATTCACTGTCGCAAGCAATGCCATGGCGCAACCTTGGATAGGCTTGTCGCAAAACGTTTGCGTCGTTGCAATGGTTGTGTAAAAAACGCCCGATCCGTCCCCGGCCCTTGCCTGGCGGGCGCGACGCGGTGGCAACGCCGCCCTGTTCACAAGGTTATCCACAATAAATGTGGATAACCTGCCTGCTCCTCTGGAGGTCTCATGAGCGCACCCTGGAATTTCGCCCGTTTCCTGCCCCTGGCCGAGCGCCTGCTCAGCCGCGGCAGGCTGCCGGCGTTGCTGTTTGCCGTGGCCCGCAAGGGCCCCAAGCTCGGTCAACTGCGCGAGGACCTGGGCCTGATGCAGGCGCTGTGCCTGGCCTGGTGGCGGGGCGAGTACCGCGCCGTCAGCCCCAAGGCGCTGGTGACCATCGTCGCCGGGCTGCTGTACTTCGTCAGCCCGTTGGACGCCATCCCCGACTGGTTGCTGGGTGTCGGCCTGCTCGACGACATTGCCGTGCTGGGCTGGGTGCTCAAGACCGTGGCCGACGAGCTGGCCCGGTTCAAGGCCTGGCGTGCCAGCCAGGCGCCGGAACGGCTGCGGGTGGTCGAGCGCCTGCCCACCACCCCCGAAGCCTTGCGCCTGGAGCGCCCCGGCAACTGATTCACGGCATGCCCCCGAGGTTGGTAATATAATTGGCATAAGGGTTATGCCTATGGATTACATGCCGTAGTCCAACGTCAAGGGGGTTGTATGGGTATTCAGGTCATCAGCCGGGACGGTCAGCCCGAGTACGCAGTCGTTCCCTGGGAGCAGTACCAGGCACTGTTGGCCGCCGCCGGCCAGGCGCCTGTCGCGGCGCCCGCCACCCACAACGTCAGCGAGCCCGCCGACGCCAGCCTGTCCTCACTGGACCAGCTGGCGTCGTTGCGTGTGGCCAAGGGCCTGGCGCCCGAGCAACTGGCGCGCAGTGTCGGAATCAGCCCGGCCTACCTGGCGATGATCGAGGCCGGCGAGCGCCGTCCTGATGCCGCCATCCTGCGCAGCCTGGCCTGGCACCTGGGGGTGTCGGGCTGGAGCGAGCCGTCATGAGCCAGGTCAGGATCAGCCGTCAGCAATGGCAGAGCCTGCTGACCGAGCTCGACCTGGCCCGCCGGCAACGCCACCTGCTCACCTACCGGGCGCTGCTGGAGCGCCTGCAACTGCCCAGCCCCGCGATGCAGACCCTGACCGCCGCGCTGGAGTACCTGGCGCTGCTCGATGCCCGTGCCGAACAGCCGTTGCGCAGCTCGCTGGTGATCAGCCAGGGAGCCAGCCGCCTGCCTCGTACCGGGTTCTTCGAATGCGTCGAACGCCTGGGGCGGTTCTCCGGGCCGGTGGATGGCATGGAGGCGGCATCTTGGCATGCTTCGGAGGTGGTGCGGGTGTTCGAGTACCGCTACCCGGAAGAGGCCTGAGCGGCGGCGTCGAACATTTGGCAGCAACTGCCTTGCTCTGAACCTTCCTCCCACAGACGTGGTTCAGGCTTCGATCAGGCTCAGGCTCGAACCGCTGCTTTCCTTGGCCTGGCGCTTGGCCTGGGAGGCCAGCTCGGCCAGTTGCCCCGCATCCAGCTGACTGCCACTGTGCGCTGTCAGCCACACCACGCCGATCGACAACGACAACAGGTCGAACGTCTCGCGCTGCCCCTGGCGATTATGAGCGATGAAGCACCCGGCCTCCAGGTGCTCGGCGCGGTAGAAGCGCCGGCACTGGCGAGCGAACGCCGCCACCAGCACCTGCAAACGCTCGCGCCAGTCCGCCGAGCCCAATACCAGCATGAAATCGTCCCCGCCGATATGCCCGACGAAATCCCGCTGCGGGTCGACGCAATCGTTCAGGCACTGCGCCAGGCTCAACAGCACCTCGTCGCCACGGGCGTAGCCATAGATGTCGTTGAAAGGCTTGAAGCTGTCGATGTCGACATAGCACACCGCCGCCTCGCGACCTTGCTGCAA
Coding sequences:
- a CDS encoding YkvA family protein — encoded protein: MSAPWNFARFLPLAERLLSRGRLPALLFAVARKGPKLGQLREDLGLMQALCLAWWRGEYRAVSPKALVTIVAGLLYFVSPLDAIPDWLLGVGLLDDIAVLGWVLKTVADELARFKAWRASQAPERLRVVERLPTTPEALRLERPGN
- a CDS encoding helix-turn-helix domain-containing protein produces the protein MGIQVISRDGQPEYAVVPWEQYQALLAAAGQAPVAAPATHNVSEPADASLSSLDQLASLRVAKGLAPEQLARSVGISPAYLAMIEAGERRPDAAILRSLAWHLGVSGWSEPS